The genomic segment ACATATCCTGTGCCAGGACATGCCCCTGCAGGgtcagcactggctcagcacagccaggagcgGCTGGGACTGCCCAGCAGCCtctttggaaaagagaaaacagcctggaggggctgcactAAGGCTTGGAGCCCATCACCACCTATGGACCCCTTGGGCAGGGAGCTCTAcctgcacagggagctcctCAGGTCTTAGGATGAGGCCAGACAACCTCTTTGGACACCAGCAGCTCACTAGCTGGAGGGCAGGAACTAAGACCCAGAAGGAAAAGATGTAGCTGGAGGCCTCCTTAATACCCTCCAGAAAAGTGGACTTTTCTCCCCAACTTTGCACCATGAAATTTGGGTGTCTCACCCTCACACTCAGGGTCCCTACACAGTCACCAGTGACCACCCTGGCAGAAACTGCAGTTAAAGTTTCACCTCCCTCAACCACCTCAGCCAGGCCAGAGGGGTTGATTTTTCCTGGTCCTCCCTTCCAGGGACAATTCAGCCTTGACCACCACCCTACACACACAAGGGGCAGGGAGACACTTCTCTCCTGGGCCACTgaggagcacagcactgccctgtaGGTGTGGGCACCACCACCAACTTCTGGAAAACACCAGCAAGCACAACCTTCCCAGTGAAGAAGCAGCTTGGCTCTGGAGGTCCTTGGAAGAACATTCCAGTGCTCTTCCTGGTCCTGTCCTGAACCCCAATGTACTTTTCCCCACCCCCCTGGAGCTTCAGCCCAACAACAGCTCACCTGTGGAAGGGCAGAAGGAGAGATCTGCAGGTGTGAGAGGGGCAGGACAGAGGACAGGAGTTGGCATCCACCCCACATGGCATTTGGGAAGCAAGCTTGGCTTGAAGCTGGGCAGTTACCATCACAAAGCTTGCAGGAAGCAACAGGAGGGGGCCAACACAGCTCACTGCCAGCCAGGACAGCAAGGGGAGAggacacagctcctcctgctctccactcaggcagggaagagcaggagtcaacagcctgcctggcagggcagagagcagaggtTAAGCCCCAGTGCTCAGTCCCATGGCACCACAGaagcaggcagagcacagctggctggTCACACTGAGCAGGGTGGGACAAGGGCTTCAAACCAAGCACCTCAAATTGGAATCAGGACACTGCTACTCTGTTTTGACTTTCACTTTGCATGTTGATGGTTTCAAGGTTTGTGTGGTCCCTGTACATTAAAGCATCTGTCAGATCAGTATAGGCAACCCTACATCCTCAGGTGTCAGCAGGCAAACCTGGGGAGAGCAGGTAGCTGTTGCACCTCCAGGGGCTCATGCATGGAATGCCTCTCCTCACTGGCCTGTACCGAGGGTGGCTAACACCCTGCTCCATCACAACCCTCACTCTGGCAAGGCTCTGGTCACTTATCTCCTGCAGCACACCCTCCTCCAGCTTTGGGAGTGTGGCTGAGCCCCTCAGTTTAGCTCTGTTGCTTTTGCTGTGACTTGGGATGACATTTCACAGCTATGTTACGTGCAGGAAGCGTTTCCACCCAGCACTCCCTCAGCGGAGTTCTCTGGCCATGGGGAGCAACAAGAGCAGAAACGGAGCCCTGACTGCGGGGTCAGAGatccccaggcagccctgcctgctctccctgcagagccctccctgggctgccctgcagcGGAGCCAAGGTGCAGAGGGCAGGGCGGGGGTGGCCAAGCGCGGCCCgcggggatggaggggacacaggagggacCAGCCCCGCTCGGGATGGGGACAGACTCACCTGAGCGTGCAGAGCTGCGGCCGCGGCTGCCGCTGCCGGGTACGTGAAGGCGGCGTGGGGGATGGCCGGGGTCAGCTCCGTGGTGTACAGCGGGTAGGGAGCCCACGCCTCCGGGGACGCCGGGATGAGAGCTGCTCCAGTCAGGTCATCTACAGGAGGGGGAGACAAGGGACAGTGTCCCAGGACTGTCCTGCTTTGGGGACAGCCGGCTCCGGATTCCCCACCCCAGGCTAAAGCTTTGCGCTGCCGTCTTGATCAGGTATAAAATCTGTatgcacagctgctcctccagcctcagCCTCATTCCAGGAGAACCCAGGAATGGGTCACATTACAGCCCCACATGGGCTCTGGACACTGGTCCACACAGCAGCCGCAGgatgcagggcagggggctcagagccaCATTATAGCTCACCCTCAGCAGGGCTACTCAGCCTACCAGGCTACACAGAGGGTGATGGCACAGGACTCATCCCTTATCCTTCACATTTAGGGATGCTTTAAAAGATTTATGGTATCACTTGAGCCACCAAATCCAACTTTCCtgtctcagcagctctgtgctgtccaGATGCCTGTGACTCTCCTGTAGCTCCACCACCCTGCtggcctccctgccctggcagattTCAGAGGTGGGTCTGGGCTCCTCTCCATTCTCAGAGCCacgagcccccagcccctcccagcatACTCACAGGGGTCCCGTGCAATGAAGTGtgcacccagggcagggtggaTGTTGGTGGGGTTCGGGGTGGCCATCAGCTTGCTCTTGGCCATCTTGGTGTTGGCTTTGGCAAACTCTAACCGCAAGGTCTGCGGGTTCTCGGGGTCGAAGCGGATGCCCTGTCACAGAGAGAGCACAGGGCCCTTTCAGAGGTGGAGTTCCAGCCCAAGCACAGGCCGTGGCTACTCATGGAGCAAAGCCCAGCTGAGGCACCAAGGCCACCACTCTGCAGTCACAAGCCCAGGTTTTTGTCACCTCACTGCAACACTCAAATTCCcatgtgcttttatttttacttttagcTGGCCTGACTAACATTAGACCACTATTTCCAACATGAAGGACATAATTCTGCTCCTTATGTGCAGCTCACCAACCACTACCGCAGGGATGGATATCAACATGGCTCAGGAAAAGTCTGTGTGCTGAAGCTGGGGTAACTGTCTACACTGGAGTTGCAATAATGGAATAATCCCATCCTGTGTGGGAGCTCCCATCTACACCTTCTGCCAGCCTGAGCAGAGGCACTAGCAGgtgtcacacagcacagcagaaccATGTCTTGCTGACCAGATCCCACCAACACTCCCGCAGGATGGGGATCATTTTGGGTGTCCTTTCCAAGCTGACCATCCTCATGATATTTTATTGAGTCACAGCAGGTCTCCACACCCTCAGAGCTGTCTTCCAGTGGTCAAAAACTACACAGAGACAGCTTGCATCCATTTGCCCAGGCTGATGTCAGCCTTgaacagctctcctgcctccctgctgggatgctgcaggcccATTTCACTCTGCCCTCACTCTGGGCCCAGCAAGGCCTgtggccccagccctgcagcccccagcacttTGGGTACTCACATTCAAGGCGTTCTTGGCTGCTTCAGCGCCAGCCCGGCTGTCGAAGGTCACAAAACCCACTGGCTAAAAGAAACAACACCCATTTCAGTTTGGAAAatcttccagctcctcaggctgCCTTGCCACCCCCTCTGCCCCAGACAACCAGCACAAGAGACCATCCTAAGCTGTTCAGGAGCTTGAAGCAGAGCTTGGGGCATTGGCTCAAGATTCCTGCTCTGATCTGCTCCCACCATAAAAGTTTTGGTGTTCTTAcatgtggggacacagctcaCCCTGACAAGCCCCCAGCATGGCAGAGGGGAAGGCTGATGGCAGCACAAGGTTTGGGGCTGAAGCCTCAGGgctcacccagggcagcaggaggagacaTGGAGACATTGAGGACATGCTGGGTCAGCAGAACCCCTCAGTGTGGCTGGTGCTGGCCCAGACAGTGCATTACACACTGGAACGGGatctgtcccctctcccctcctggcaTGTCCAGTTTGATAGCAAAAGCCAAAAATacccaggctggaaggaggtACCTGCTTTGAAGTCAGCTTGATCAGTGACCCCTCATAACCCTGCAGGAGAGAAGAAACAAGTCAGTGTTGGGCTCCTGAGGAGGCCACGCTACAACCAAGACACAACAcgacagctccaggagctcctgcagcaccaaaccctccccagggcaggggacagagcagaaACAGGGACAACAACACTGCTTTCCCACCAGTAGAGAAgactggggacagagcaggtcTTTTAGCTCTTCCATCCTGGCCCTTTGGGAAGGAATCCCATTTTTTAGCTCTTCATCCAGCTACAAAGATGAGCACCCTACCCTGGCAAGTGCCTAGAGAAAGCAGAGCACCCTCCTTGTGCCAGAGGAGTGCAGAGAAGGGAACCCCACGTGCCCTGAGACAGCCTGGGTGGCTATTGGAGAAGGATGGAGGGTCTGGGGGATGAGGACACATCCTCAAGGAAGGGCTggtccagcagagcagcagggctgaccAAGCAGCACAATTCCAATGGCAGGCTCCAGCTGGAGGCTCCCAGCTGAGCACAAGTCATGGATCCCGTGCTGGCTTCAGGCTCCCATGTCATCCCCACTTCCCTGACAGACCTTTGGTGCCAGGTCACCCACAAACCAGCATCTTTCCCTCCAAAAACCAGATCTGAAGATCTCCTTACCTTGAAAGGTCGGAAGAGAAGGTAGAGCTCTCTGGGTTTGATATCCACAGGAAGGCCACTGACAAACAGCGTCCGTACCTGGGGAGAGGCCAAGCAGCTGTACTGAGATGTTTGGTGATGTTTGGTGCCCAAGCAGCCGTACTGACAGGAGATATCTGCTGCccaagcaggagcacagctcagaAGTGCACTAAGAACAGGACACCTTGCATCAAAGGTCCACTAACCCTTCCCTGCATTAGGGAGTGTTGGCCAGGATAAAACACACCCAGCCCTTTGATCTCCACCTCAAAGGATTGATGACTTTACAAAAATTCAGTCCCTGGCACCGTGGCCTGTGTTGATGAAGGCATGGacaccagccccacagccagacAGGGCATGATGGCTAAACTGGCAAAGACCACACACTGCCACAAGAACCAAGTTTGGCACATCCCAAAGGTCCAAAGGGACCAGAACAAACCCCAGTTCTCTCCAGATCTTTCTCCAGATCCCACACTGGATCTCCTCTCCTCAACCCACCGTGGCACTTTAATTCCATCACCTATTCAAAGACAGCCCTCAATTTTAAGAAACACCTCACCACCCCACTTAAAGTTTTTGActtctgcagcagccccagaacATGACTGCAGGAAGATTTTTGGgtccatcccagctccttccccagcacaccTCAGACCCTCCAGGAGTTGCTCCCAAACCCACTCTCAGAGCAGTTcttctgctgtgcccagccaagagcagctgtgctgggtcaAACCCCTGTGGCCATCTGCTCTTCCCAGGCTGTTCAGCCATGGACCGAGTCCAAACACACTCAtgtcaaagcaaaaaaacacaGTTCCAGGGGAGGGTTTCAATAGATAATCCATTAAAGTTATAGATAATAGTTCACTTGAATAACCAGGAAGAGAAAGTGCTGAAGGCTCATGGCCTGGGAGAACTCTGCTCAATAGTCAGGCTCACCACAAGCACCTTCTCCCTGCACTATTCCCATAGGAAGCAGcatgaggaagctgcagagggTTTTTGTAaatcagcacagagctggaaagggaagtTATGCACAACCAAAGTCATGAAGACATTCACTGGTCATTATGAACAAGGAGCAGAACAGGCCAGAGCTCATCTCCTggcctgctcccagcactgtgaCCCCATTATGTTTGCAGGGCAGaagagctctgctccctgttttgttttgctcagcCATTTCCCATTCTTCAGGCAGAGTGGGCTGCATCCAAAACCAGGAGCTACCAAATGCAACTTTTACCAAGCATGTGcttgccctgctcctgggctggaggCAGACCTGGAAACACAGGAGCCCCTGCCTCTGTAATTCTTTGGGGGCAGCCAGATAGAGACTCCACCACACAGGGAAGTTTCTGTTGCTTTCAGATGGTAACTCACCTCTTTGAGCTCCTGTGCCAAGGCAGACAAATGCCATTCCCAGGGTAAAGCCCCTCAGGATGAACAGTGATTGTGAAAGGCTTGAggtgctcctgctctcctgtgcaTGCTGAGACTAAgggctgtcactgtcccccATTAGTGTGAGGAGCCTTCTgtggcccagcacagctcaggagcagaacCAGAGCATCCTTCCCATCCCCTCACCCTTCAATATGGATGCCTCTAGCACTCACTCCTGCTTTGCCCTGCCTTGGGAAGCAGGATGCCATGTGGAGCATTCAGAACACTTGCCAAGCCCAGGCTCAGTCTGACAGGCTCCCCAGCCATCCCAGCCCACATCTGATGCTTTAAGGCACCGCTGCAAGGCCACCCCATgcctggacagaggggacaACGCCACGGTTCCCTGGCTTGCTGCCTGCCTCAAAGACCTCAGCGCGAGCTCCACAGAGCGTTCCCAACAGACCCACAGCCATCTCTGGCAGGGAGGACTGCAGAGTGTGGTGGCACACATGTGCCTCAGCCATGTGAAAGCATTGTCCCTTTTCAATATTTCAGGATCCAAGTGCGCTCAGCCCCCAGAATGGATTTTTCCTTCCGAGCAGATGAAATCCACATCCCTGTTGGGTCTGTAAATGGCCCCGTGATGCGTCACTGGGTAACTCCTTGCGACAGGCGTGACAGGATGGGAGATGGTGGTggctcagggaagggggagccagagctggggcccTCACATCAGCCTGAACACAGCCCAGGAAAGCTCTTTGTCAGAGGGAACAgcctcccagtgccagccccataagctgctgccagggacaggagcaagAAATCTCCTCTCGCTGCCCAGAAGTTTCCCTTTGGCCTCCAAGTCCTGTTTGTCACCATCCACAGCACTGAAAAGGCTTTGGAAGCCAAGCCACAGCACCCAGCAAGGGCTACCATTGCTCCAAAGCCTGGGCAATTCCAAATGCCACCAGCCAGCCTCTCCAAAGAGGGGCTCAAGGCAAACCAAGGAAGGCCCTGCTCAGAATGGCTTGTTGGAAGCAACAAGACCAAGGAGCTGGTTTTATCTCTGCAATTCAGCACATCCATAAGTGATCTAGAGACGTGTAAGGAAAGAGGGAGACCAAGTTAATTAAGGGAGGGTGAGGCTGGTGAGAGACCTGAGCAATATTTTCAAGGGATAGAGTGAGCAAAGCCAGAGGGAGCTCACTTCCAACACCAGGAATAAAGCAAAGGAGATTTAGGTTACCCCACAGGAGGCAGCTCACCAGTGTGAGCCTCCTGTGCACTgtgggcaacctgctccagcctcttcccctgctcccaaaAGAGAGGAAGCTGTAGATGAGGGCAACGGGGTCTAGACAAGCATCTTCCAGTGGATTTACCAAAGTGGGACTCTCCAGTCAGCCCAAGTGCTGCAGGCTTTGAGAGCCCAGTGGTACCACCCAGGGCTGACAAATCCAGCATGCCACAACAGGATAACTTCTGCTAAAACATGCCCTGCTTCAAGTCCCTGCCACCCAACACCAAACCCAGCCTCCCCACAGGGCATCTGGAAAAGGCACAGgacaaaaaccaccaaaccaaacaaaaacaccatcAAAAATATCCATCCAGGGCTGCATCAGGAACTGCCTGGGCCAAACTACACGTGCAGacatccagcaggagcagatgtCCAGGAATGCCATGTTCTTCTGCTCATCCTTAGGCTGTGATGCCAGGTGAGAGCAGTCAGATCCCACCCAGGGATCTGAActgggcacatgggcatgggggaagcaggacagggagcagccctcacctgggacagcccagcagggtcaccctgctgcaggccctgctgaAAACATTCTCCCTGCCCCTCGGGGGATGTCCCCAGCCCAAACACCTGATAGAGATGGAGGAGAGCCATGGAAAACAGCATTCATgccaggagggacaggaccATCCAGGCCATGCCAGAGAGGGaggatcccagcacagcttcccacgcagggggaggagggacaggacaaacCATTCACCCTGGAGTTCTCAGTGTCAGCCCTTGCACAAGGGACACACACCTtgggccagcacagccaggagtgCACACCAAGGCTGCAAAGGAGCCAAGGAGCAGCACCacctgctttgtgctgccacagcccctgcacagctcccacagctcctggccaCAGCTGCTTTGCAGTAAGAGCTCTCAAAAGAGAGTtctgagctgccctgcagcccaaaATGGGTTATGTCAGAAGTGTTTGATGCAAGGGCACAGGTACCCTGAGGGTGCAGtgattggggtttttctgttagAGCACTGCTCCAAATCCCCCTCCTGGAGGCAGCAAGGCCAACCCTCCCCTCTGGAGAGCTCAGCCCTTTAACTGCATCACCCACAGCACACTTGGGCTACTCCAGCCCCCCAGAACTGGCCTGGTCCTGGATCCATActtgcagcacagcagtggctCAGAGACACCCAAGCACAGATGTGCTTAAGGCACCACTCCAAGGCCACCCCATgcctggacagaggggacaATGCCACTGTTCCCTGGCTTGCTGCCTGCCTCAAAGCCCTCAGCGCTTGCACTTCAGCATGAGCTCCACAGAGCATTCCCAACAGACCCACAGCCATCTCTAGCAGGGCAGGAATGTTCTGTAATGCCTCCCCCACATTGTGCTGTTGGACACTTCCCCTCTCCAGGAAGCCACCCCAGTCTCACACCAGTTTTTCCTAGAAACTAGGAAAAACCATTTCCCACTAGTTCACACCAACATGCCCACTGAGCCTTCTTCCTGTGCCACCAGCCGGTGCCACCCTGCTGAGGACAGGGACAAAGCTctgccacagcatcccaaaggcACTTCCcattctgctgccaggagctcagggacatGGACCGCAGGGACATGGACCGCTGCTTTTCCCAGTGGGGTGCCTGCCTGCTATCGGGGAggcctgaggggacacagagcccgGTGCTGGTGGCTGTGATGCCGCCAGGGCCACTTGACGCCAGAGCGCTGGAATGCGGCGGGGCTGCGCTACCCCGGAGCCGGGACTTATAAGGCACGGACGGGAGCTTGCACAACAGGGCTGCGGGGAGGGGAACGCACCGACTGCACTGGCGGGGCTGGAAAATGGGACAGATCCTCCCCCCTCGGTGTCTCGGGGGATGCAGAGTCCTGCCATTGCAACCTGGAGATGTTTGGTCCTCAGCGCGAAGCGCCAGGAACCGCAAGGAGGAGAAAGCATGGAGAGAGGGATGTGTGGTGTGTGCGAGGGACAGCTGGGCAGGCGAGCAGGGCAGCCTCCATCACAGGGCAGGAATCCCGATAAAAAGGGCTTGaaactggctgctgcactgctccgtgcctcagtttcccctccaACAGCCAGAGGAGAGgcggcaggagctgggaatgctgccctTGCAGAGCTCCGGTGTCTTGGGCAGGATCGCACCGAGCCCCGGCAAAGGAccgggagctgctccagcccggATGCCCAGAgcctcccatccctggaaagaCGCTCACCCATCCCCAGAGGGGAAACAGGGCCTTGAACATCCCCCAGCGCCTGGAGTAAGGCAGCTTCAGGCATTTCCCTCCAAAACCAGCCTTTGCACAAAAAGCACGCGAGGACCAACGTCCCCCCAGCCCAGAGGGAAGAGGGCTGACCACAAGCCAGCCCAAGTGCAGCATTGTGTCCCCAAGGCTGTGGTGTCCCACACTGctcacagccagagcagcctctTCCCCCCACGTCAGGCAGGGGAtgtcagcagggctcagccaccCCTGTGGTcaggggaggaggaagacaCTCTGACAAGGGGAAAACAGGGAGAGGCACCAGCCCCACTCTGGGAGAGCAGGATGCACATGGGGGCTGATAAACCCAGGCACAACAGGCCAGCACCCAAGAATAGACCTTGGCCTGGCAGAGGAAGCTCTGCTGGTGTGGCTTGGCCATGGATGCCCGCTCCTGCTATCAGGTCCCATCacctctgcctctgcagcctctcACAAAGAGAGCAGCACCCACATGGGTTTGGGCCACAACAGGGGCTCAGAGCTGATGGAACATTTGGAAAGGTGAGCCTCACAATCCccaagggcagctcccagcacagggagggctggctGAGCACCCTCAGGCTGCCTTCATCACCTTGCACCTAAGCCAGAGGGGACAGGCTCCAGTGCCACAGCCAACGTGCTGAAGGACACTCACATCCATGCTGGCCCTACCCAGCCACCacactgagccctgggctgcagacACCCTCACCTGCCACTCTCTGGTGTTGGGGACACCTGTCACCATCAGCTGGAGCCATGGGCTTTACCTGCTAtggagcagcttttcctgcccaCACCCAGGCACCTGCTCTCCAGGACAGGAGACAGTGGTGAAATGGGCTCCACCCCAGGGCAGAGACTGGCAGGAGGCATGGGTGTGGAAGCAGGACCCTCACCACAAACATTCTCACCTCAGATCCTTCATTGAGCACATCTGTATCTGCCTCACCCCACCACAGGATGACTCCTGGGCACTCTTCAGTGCTGTGCCTCCCAGGACACATCCAGAGACAGAGGAATCTCTCCTCAAACCAACCCAATTTGGGCAGCACACCA from the Zonotrichia leucophrys gambelii isolate GWCS_2022_RI chromosome 10, RI_Zleu_2.0, whole genome shotgun sequence genome contains:
- the RBPMS2 gene encoding RNA-binding protein with multiple splicing 2 — encoded protein: MSNLNKDTEHTNGGGTVEEEVRTLFVSGLPVDIKPRELYLLFRPFKGYEGSLIKLTSKQPVGFVTFDSRAGAEAAKNALNGIRFDPENPQTLRLEFAKANTKMAKSKLMATPNPTNIHPALGAHFIARDPYDLTGAALIPASPEAWAPYPLYTTELTPAIPHAAFTYPAAAAAAAALHAQMRWYPPSEATQQGWKSRQFC